In Candidatus Delongbacteria bacterium, a single window of DNA contains:
- a CDS encoding sigma-54 dependent transcriptional regulator has product MLEGLESVGMAGSGPAMQQVAALIRQVAPTDLSVLIMGESGTGKELVARAIHENSRRAAGPLITVNCGAIPEGIFESEIFGHERGSFTGAERQRKGMFELADGGTIFLDEIGEMPLFTQVKILRVLETGEFMRVGGQASVKVNVRVVAATNRDLAQESARGRFRQDLFFRLKAVAVQLPPLRERREDIPELARHFVARFCEANRLRRAEFEPEALDLLSAHYWQGNVRELKNLVESLVILAGGGPVSAGLLRERLLEEGTSRHLPALRPPEEDRPQLSLEMLQQMFFFLQRELAEIKGLVREQIEAQRQVGEQINLAALSVDELERDHIREVLADHGGNRARAARSLGISERTLYRKIRRHQL; this is encoded by the coding sequence ATGCTAGAGGGCCTGGAAAGCGTGGGCATGGCGGGCAGCGGCCCGGCCATGCAGCAGGTGGCGGCGCTGATCCGGCAGGTGGCGCCCACGGATCTCTCCGTCCTGATCATGGGCGAGTCCGGCACGGGCAAGGAGCTGGTGGCCCGGGCCATCCACGAGAACAGCCGCCGGGCCGCCGGGCCGCTGATCACGGTCAACTGCGGCGCCATCCCCGAAGGCATCTTCGAATCCGAGATCTTCGGCCACGAGCGCGGCTCCTTTACCGGGGCCGAGCGCCAGCGCAAAGGCATGTTCGAACTGGCCGACGGCGGCACCATCTTCCTGGACGAGATCGGTGAGATGCCGCTCTTCACCCAGGTCAAGATCCTGCGCGTGCTGGAGACCGGCGAGTTCATGCGCGTGGGCGGCCAGGCCTCCGTCAAGGTCAACGTGCGCGTGGTGGCCGCCACCAACCGCGACCTGGCCCAGGAATCCGCCCGGGGACGCTTCCGCCAGGACCTGTTCTTCCGGCTCAAGGCCGTGGCCGTGCAACTGCCGCCGCTGCGCGAGCGCCGGGAGGACATCCCCGAACTGGCGCGACACTTCGTGGCCCGCTTCTGCGAGGCCAACCGCCTGCGCCGGGCCGAGTTCGAGCCCGAGGCGCTGGACCTGCTCTCCGCCCACTACTGGCAGGGCAACGTGCGCGAGCTGAAAAACCTGGTGGAATCCCTGGTGATCCTGGCTGGCGGCGGTCCGGTCAGCGCCGGCCTGCTGCGCGAGCGGCTGCTGGAGGAGGGCACCTCGCGCCACCTGCCGGCCCTGCGGCCGCCGGAGGAGGACCGGCCCCAGCTGAGCCTGGAGATGCTCCAGCAGATGTTCTTCTTCCTGCAGCGCGAACTGGCCGAGATCAAGGGCCTGGTGCGCGAGCAGATCGAGGCGCAGCGCCAGGTGGGCGAACAGATCAATCTGGCGGCCTTGAGTGTCGATGAGTTGGAGCGCGACCACATCCGGGAAGTGCTGGCCGACCACGGCGGCAACCGGGCCCGGGCGGCGCGCAGCCTGGGCATCAGCGAGCGCACGCTCTACCGCAAGATCCGGAGGCACCAGCTGTGA
- a CDS encoding NAD-dependent epimerase/dehydratase family protein, protein MKVLVTGGAGFIGSTTVDLLVKDGHRVVVLDDFSTGREENLNPEAEVLRLSIADETIPQLFAEWRFDAVMHCAAQIDVRKSVENPVFDAGVNILGTLNLLEACRRTGVKRFVFSSTGGAIYGDTEQRPTPVGADCQPISPYGITKFSVEKYLYYYREIQGLSTFAVRYGNVYGPRQNPHGEAGVVAIFARRLLENLPLQINGDGTQSRDYVYVEDVARANCLALAADCGGAANVGTGVETDVNRLYELLAGALGSTRPAPHGPALAGEQRTSCLAWEATRELLGWEPRVPFEEGIVRTAEWFRSRFGS, encoded by the coding sequence ATGAAAGTTCTTGTGACGGGCGGGGCCGGCTTCATCGGCTCCACCACAGTGGACCTCCTGGTCAAAGACGGCCACCGCGTGGTGGTGCTGGACGACTTCAGCACGGGCCGCGAGGAGAACCTCAATCCCGAGGCGGAGGTGCTGCGCCTGAGCATCGCCGACGAGACCATCCCCCAGCTTTTCGCCGAGTGGCGCTTCGACGCGGTCATGCACTGCGCGGCGCAGATCGACGTGCGCAAAAGCGTGGAAAACCCGGTCTTCGACGCGGGCGTGAACATCCTGGGGACGCTGAACCTGCTCGAGGCCTGCCGGCGGACGGGCGTGAAGCGCTTCGTGTTCAGCTCCACCGGGGGCGCGATCTACGGCGACACCGAGCAGCGGCCCACGCCGGTGGGCGCGGACTGCCAGCCCATCAGCCCTTACGGGATCACCAAGTTCTCCGTGGAGAAATACCTCTACTACTACCGCGAGATCCAGGGTCTCTCCACCTTCGCCGTGCGCTACGGCAACGTCTACGGACCGCGCCAGAACCCCCACGGCGAGGCCGGCGTGGTGGCGATCTTCGCCCGGCGCCTGCTGGAGAACCTGCCCCTGCAGATCAACGGCGACGGCACCCAGTCCCGCGACTACGTGTACGTAGAGGACGTGGCCCGGGCCAATTGCCTGGCCCTGGCCGCCGACTGCGGCGGCGCGGCCAACGTGGGCACGGGCGTGGAGACGGACGTCAACCGCCTCTACGAACTGCTGGCCGGCGCGCTGGGCAGCACGCGGCCCGCCCCCCACGGCCCGGCCCTGGCCGGCGAGCAGCGCACCAGCTGCCTGGCCTGGGAGGCCACGCGCGAGCTGCTGGGCTGGGAGCCGCGGGTCCCCTTCGAGGAGGGGATCGTGCGCACGGCGGAGTGGTTCCGCTCGCGCTTCGGCTCCTGA
- a CDS encoding LptE family protein codes for MRQGPRRRFQAFVPLLLGGLLLLAGCSYSFKGSLPPHLKTVSIPPIVNQTAEFGVAEELTDLVLARFLRDGLLKVSDEAAADSRLSLIFTQISEAPFAYGSDERTTQVRLTINLKAEFWDKVEEKALWTRTFSEWGTFDPNGTPTRSDAIAEAAGRLVEAINQQLVADW; via the coding sequence GTGAGACAGGGCCCGCGCCGGCGTTTCCAAGCGTTTGTCCCGCTCCTGCTGGGCGGTCTGCTGCTCCTGGCGGGCTGCTCCTACTCCTTCAAGGGTTCGCTGCCGCCCCACCTGAAGACCGTCTCCATCCCGCCCATCGTCAACCAGACGGCGGAGTTCGGCGTGGCCGAGGAACTCACCGACCTGGTGCTGGCGCGCTTCCTCCGCGACGGCCTGCTCAAGGTCTCCGACGAAGCCGCGGCGGACAGCCGCCTGAGCCTGATCTTCACCCAGATCAGCGAGGCGCCCTTCGCCTACGGCAGCGACGAGCGCACCACCCAGGTCCGGCTGACCATCAATCTGAAGGCCGAGTTCTGGGACAAGGTGGAGGAGAAGGCCCTCTGGACCCGCACCTTCTCCGAGTGGGGGACCTTCGATCCCAACGGCACGCCCACCCGCAGCGACGCCATCGCCGAGGCGGCGGGCCGGCTGGTGGAGGCCATCAACCAGCAACTGGTGGCGGACTGGTGA
- a CDS encoding glycosyltransferase family 4 protein yields the protein MAEPRILHVNDQFRWGGGEAQTWLLIRELERLGIENHALVCSGGALATRLAGILPAGRLHRLARPLWALLPLVLSTQGLRSCTVLHAHTGRATQAFQALPAAAVAKVAHRRIPDAPSAGGRQRLARADAVLCVSEEIRRRLAASGLGVGGRPRLETVHSSAEVLSLPAERLSLPGRPVLGYLGWFRRHKGLDLLLDALPAVRVSHPDLHLHLVGSGDEEPALREQVRRLGLESCVSFHPFQDQPGPWLAALDLFILPSREEGLGSVALQAQALGVPVLGTRCGGLPEGVAHDKTGWLVEAESAPALGAGLCHALADPARLRAWGAAGPAWVEAGFSPAAMARRTLEIYRGLVA from the coding sequence GTGGCTGAGCCGCGCATCCTCCACGTCAACGACCAGTTCCGCTGGGGAGGCGGCGAAGCCCAGACCTGGCTGCTGATCCGCGAGCTGGAGCGGCTGGGCATCGAGAACCACGCGCTGGTCTGCTCGGGCGGAGCACTGGCCACGCGGCTGGCCGGGATCCTGCCCGCCGGGCGCCTGCACCGGCTGGCGCGACCGCTCTGGGCCCTGCTGCCCCTGGTGCTCAGCACCCAGGGCCTGCGCTCCTGCACCGTCCTCCACGCCCACACCGGCCGGGCCACCCAGGCCTTCCAGGCGCTGCCGGCGGCGGCCGTGGCCAAGGTCGCCCACCGGCGCATTCCCGACGCCCCGTCCGCCGGCGGCCGGCAACGGTTGGCCCGGGCGGACGCCGTGCTCTGCGTCTCGGAGGAGATCCGCCGCCGCCTGGCCGCCAGCGGCCTGGGGGTCGGCGGCCGCCCCCGGCTGGAGACCGTGCACAGCAGCGCCGAGGTCTTGAGCCTGCCGGCAGAGCGGCTCAGCCTGCCGGGGCGGCCCGTCTTGGGCTACCTGGGCTGGTTCCGCCGCCACAAGGGCCTGGATCTGTTGCTGGACGCGCTGCCCGCCGTGCGCGTGTCTCACCCGGATTTGCACCTGCATCTGGTGGGGTCGGGCGACGAGGAGCCGGCGCTGCGCGAGCAGGTCCGGCGGCTGGGACTGGAGAGCTGCGTGAGTTTCCATCCTTTCCAGGACCAGCCCGGCCCCTGGCTGGCGGCCCTGGATCTGTTCATCCTGCCCTCCCGGGAGGAGGGTCTGGGCAGCGTGGCCCTGCAGGCCCAGGCCCTGGGCGTGCCCGTGCTGGGCACGCGCTGCGGCGGCCTGCCCGAGGGCGTGGCCCACGACAAAACGGGCTGGCTGGTGGAGGCGGAGAGCGCGCCCGCGCTGGGCGCCGGACTGTGTCACGCGCTGGCGGATCCCGCCCGGTTGCGGGCCTGGGGCGCCGCGGGTCCGGCCTGGGTGGAGGCGGGTTTCAGCCCGGCGGCCATGGCCCGCCGGACGCTGGAGATCTACCGGGGGCTGGTCGCGTGA
- a CDS encoding glycosyltransferase family 2 protein has translation MTQPGRPAQRPPISGIVIARDEEERLAACLASLRPLCAELLVVLDARHTPATRSVAEAAGARVLVHEFASHVRQKNVAVDAATHDWLLALDADEALAEGLEAELADFDWDPGRAGRFRRRNWHLGGWVDWTGWRKDGATRLFHRGRARFEGSWVHDRVAGAGLVVQPLRTRLLHWPYRDLAHHVEKVNRYTSQLAAEQRDLGRRPSLLKLVLDPPWKFLRMWLLEGGLLLGRRGFVLCVVAAFYVFLKQAKLWEAWREAGGRPRG, from the coding sequence ATGACCCAGCCGGGCCGCCCCGCCCAGCGTCCCCCCATAAGCGGGATCGTCATCGCCCGCGACGAGGAGGAGCGCCTGGCCGCCTGCCTGGCCAGCCTGCGCCCGCTCTGCGCCGAACTGCTGGTGGTGCTGGACGCGCGTCACACGCCGGCGACCCGGAGCGTGGCCGAGGCGGCGGGGGCGCGCGTGCTGGTGCACGAGTTCGCCTCCCACGTGCGGCAGAAGAACGTGGCCGTGGACGCCGCGACCCATGACTGGCTGCTCGCGCTGGACGCCGACGAGGCGCTGGCGGAGGGGCTGGAGGCCGAATTGGCCGACTTCGACTGGGATCCCGGCCGGGCGGGCCGCTTCCGGCGCCGCAACTGGCACCTGGGTGGCTGGGTGGACTGGACGGGCTGGCGCAAGGACGGCGCCACGCGCCTGTTCCACCGCGGCCGGGCGCGCTTCGAGGGCTCCTGGGTGCACGACCGGGTGGCTGGCGCGGGCCTCGTGGTCCAGCCGCTGCGCACGCGCCTGCTGCACTGGCCCTACCGCGACCTGGCCCACCACGTGGAGAAGGTCAATCGCTACACGAGCCAGCTCGCCGCCGAGCAGCGCGACCTGGGCCGCCGGCCCTCGCTGCTCAAGCTGGTGCTGGATCCCCCCTGGAAATTCCTGCGCATGTGGCTGCTGGAAGGCGGCCTGTTGCTGGGTCGGCGCGGCTTCGTGCTCTGCGTCGTGGCGGCTTTCTATGTCTTCCTCAAACAGGCCAAGCTCTGGGAGGCCTGGCGGGAGGCCGGCGGGCGGCCCCGTGGCTGA
- a CDS encoding VOC family protein, translated as MSAALVIFYVPDQEAARRFYGALLEREPDLHVPGMSEFALPGGLTLGLMPEAGIRRLLPALAKLAPAPAGPARAELYLRVEDPAAWLERALGLGARLLDPLRPRDWGERAGYVLDPWGHVLAFAC; from the coding sequence GTGAGCGCCGCGCTGGTGATCTTCTACGTGCCCGACCAGGAGGCGGCGCGCCGCTTCTACGGCGCCCTGCTGGAGCGGGAGCCCGACCTGCACGTGCCGGGCATGAGCGAGTTCGCGCTGCCCGGCGGCCTGACGCTGGGCCTGATGCCCGAGGCGGGGATCCGCCGCCTGCTCCCCGCGCTGGCCAAGCTGGCGCCCGCGCCCGCCGGCCCGGCCCGTGCCGAACTCTACCTGCGGGTGGAGGACCCGGCGGCCTGGCTGGAGCGCGCCCTGGGCCTGGGCGCCCGCCTGCTGGATCCCCTGCGGCCGCGGGACTGGGGCGAGCGGGCCGGCTACGTGCTGGACCCCTGGGGCCACGTGCTGGCGTTCGCCTGCTGA
- the purD gene encoding phosphoribosylamine--glycine ligase — MRVLLLGGGGREAALAWSLARSPLCRQLFVAPGNPGLTDGDCRPGLDPLDGLAVAEFCRAEAVDLVFVGPEQPLVAGLVDELAARGIPAFGPSRLAAELEGSKAWAKAFMERHAIPTAAHRTFSRLDEALDFLAAAPWPVVLKASGLAAGKGVVLPASAPEARAALESMLDGSAFGAAGATVVIEERMNGPELSVFALCDGARGWILGSARDHKRVGEGDTGPNTGGMGALAPSPLATPALLKQVRREILEPVLAGMAAEGRPYRGILYLGLMLTSAGPRVIEFNCRLGDPETQALLPLLELDLLEWAERIARGGHLPAAADPPLKPGCAVCVVLAAAGYPGPVRGGERLEGLDGLTEPGLLAFPAGVARDAAGRLCSAGGRVLGLTALGATAAEARARALAAAERVAFKGVHYRKDIGA; from the coding sequence ATGCGGGTCCTGTTGCTGGGCGGGGGCGGCCGCGAGGCCGCGCTGGCCTGGTCCCTCGCGCGCAGCCCGCTCTGCCGGCAGCTGTTCGTGGCCCCGGGCAACCCCGGCCTGACGGACGGAGACTGCCGACCCGGGCTGGATCCGCTGGACGGCCTGGCTGTGGCGGAGTTCTGCCGGGCCGAGGCGGTGGATCTGGTCTTCGTGGGGCCCGAGCAGCCGCTGGTGGCCGGCTTGGTGGACGAGCTGGCGGCGCGGGGCATCCCGGCCTTCGGGCCTTCCCGGCTGGCCGCCGAGCTCGAGGGTTCCAAGGCCTGGGCCAAGGCCTTCATGGAGAGGCACGCCATTCCCACCGCGGCCCATCGCACTTTTTCCCGGCTGGACGAGGCGCTGGACTTCCTGGCCGCGGCCCCCTGGCCCGTGGTGCTCAAGGCCAGCGGCCTGGCCGCCGGCAAGGGCGTGGTCCTGCCAGCGAGCGCGCCCGAGGCCCGGGCGGCGCTGGAGTCCATGCTCGACGGCAGCGCCTTCGGGGCGGCCGGAGCCACCGTGGTGATCGAGGAGCGGATGAACGGGCCGGAGCTGAGCGTGTTCGCGCTCTGCGACGGCGCGCGCGGCTGGATCCTGGGCAGCGCGCGGGACCACAAGCGGGTGGGCGAGGGCGACACGGGGCCCAACACGGGCGGCATGGGCGCGCTGGCTCCCAGTCCACTGGCGACGCCCGCCCTGCTCAAGCAGGTGCGGCGCGAGATCCTCGAGCCCGTGCTGGCCGGGATGGCCGCCGAGGGCCGGCCCTATCGCGGCATTCTCTATCTGGGCCTGATGCTGACGTCGGCGGGTCCGCGGGTGATCGAATTCAACTGCCGGCTGGGGGATCCCGAGACCCAGGCCCTGCTGCCCCTGTTGGAGCTGGACCTGCTGGAGTGGGCCGAGCGCATCGCGCGCGGTGGGCACTTGCCCGCGGCGGCGGATCCGCCGCTCAAGCCCGGCTGCGCCGTCTGCGTGGTGCTGGCGGCGGCGGGCTATCCGGGTCCCGTGCGCGGCGGCGAGCGGCTGGAGGGCCTGGACGGCCTGACGGAACCCGGCCTGCTGGCCTTTCCCGCCGGCGTGGCCCGGGATGCGGCGGGCCGGCTCTGCAGCGCGGGCGGCCGCGTGCTGGGGCTGACGGCCCTGGGAGCGACGGCGGCGGAGGCGCGGGCCCGGGCCCTGGCGGCCGCGGAGCGCGTGGCCTTCAAGGGCGTGCACTATCGAAAGGACATTGGCGCATGA
- the typA gene encoding translational GTPase TypA — protein sequence MSLRNVAIIAHVDHGKTTLVDEILKHCHVFRENQHVRERVMDSNDLERERGITITSKNLSVEWQDVRINLIDTPGHSDFGGEVERVLKMADGVLLLVDAFEGPMPQTRFVLQKALQLHLKPVVVINKMDRDNARPLEVVDEVFELFMDLGANDKQLEFPVVFASGRAGWAVRHLGDPQENLDPLLDCIRAEIPAPEIVEGPLQLLITALDYSDYVGRIGIGRLFRGSLKAGETVAMVKRDGSQVTRTVKQLLVFDNLGRREKDLVGCGEICALIGLEGVDIGDTICDLQNPEPLPIIAMDEPTLSMTFMVNTSPFYGQEGRLVTSRQVRERLRKECERDMALRVEDTASADAFKVSGRGILHLSILMENMRREGYEFMVGQPKVIYKEIGGKKAEPVEVLTIDVANPFVGVVIETVAQRRGEMLKMDPGESRTKLEFHMPSRGLIGFRSRMLRATGGEIVLYHRFLQYEFFKGSIPGRQSGSIVSMGEGEAVAYSLDALQDRGRFFIAPGDRIYTGQVVGEHCREDDIVVNVQKGKKLTNMRASGTDRNMRIAPPIIFSLEENLEFLASDEFLEVTPESLRIRKSLLDENERRKALRQSLKASEA from the coding sequence ATGTCGCTGCGCAACGTGGCCATCATCGCCCACGTCGACCACGGGAAAACCACTCTCGTGGACGAGATCCTCAAGCACTGCCACGTCTTCCGTGAGAACCAGCACGTGCGCGAACGGGTGATGGACTCCAACGACCTGGAGCGGGAGCGGGGCATCACGATCACGTCCAAAAACCTCTCCGTGGAATGGCAGGACGTGCGCATCAACCTGATCGACACGCCGGGCCACTCGGACTTCGGCGGCGAGGTGGAACGCGTGCTCAAGATGGCCGACGGCGTGCTGCTGCTGGTGGACGCCTTCGAAGGCCCCATGCCCCAGACCCGCTTCGTGCTCCAGAAGGCCCTGCAGCTGCACCTCAAGCCCGTGGTGGTCATCAACAAGATGGACCGCGACAACGCCCGGCCGCTGGAGGTGGTGGACGAGGTCTTCGAACTCTTCATGGACCTGGGCGCCAACGACAAGCAGCTCGAGTTCCCCGTGGTCTTCGCCTCGGGCCGGGCCGGCTGGGCCGTGCGGCATCTGGGAGATCCCCAGGAGAATCTGGATCCCCTGCTGGACTGCATCCGCGCCGAGATCCCGGCCCCGGAGATCGTCGAGGGCCCGCTGCAGCTGCTGATCACGGCCCTGGACTACAGCGACTACGTGGGGCGCATCGGCATCGGCCGGCTGTTCCGCGGCAGTCTCAAAGCCGGCGAGACCGTGGCCATGGTCAAGCGCGACGGCAGCCAGGTCACGCGGACGGTCAAGCAATTGCTGGTCTTCGACAACCTGGGCCGCCGGGAGAAGGACCTGGTGGGCTGCGGCGAGATCTGCGCGCTCATCGGCCTGGAGGGCGTGGACATCGGCGATACGATCTGCGACCTGCAGAACCCCGAGCCCCTGCCGATCATCGCCATGGACGAGCCCACCCTCTCCATGACCTTCATGGTGAACACCAGTCCGTTCTACGGCCAGGAGGGCCGGCTGGTCACCAGCCGCCAGGTGCGCGAGCGCCTGCGCAAGGAATGCGAGCGCGACATGGCCCTGCGCGTGGAGGACACGGCCTCGGCCGACGCTTTCAAGGTCAGCGGGCGCGGGATCCTGCACCTCTCCATCCTGATGGAGAACATGCGCCGGGAAGGCTACGAGTTCATGGTGGGCCAGCCCAAGGTGATCTACAAGGAGATCGGCGGCAAGAAGGCCGAGCCCGTCGAGGTCCTCACCATCGACGTGGCCAACCCCTTCGTGGGCGTGGTGATCGAGACCGTGGCCCAGCGCCGCGGCGAAATGCTGAAGATGGACCCGGGGGAGTCGCGCACCAAGCTCGAGTTCCACATGCCCAGCCGCGGCCTGATCGGCTTCCGCAGCCGCATGCTGCGCGCCACGGGCGGCGAGATCGTCCTCTACCACCGCTTCCTGCAGTACGAGTTCTTCAAGGGCAGCATCCCCGGCCGCCAGTCGGGCAGCATCGTCAGCATGGGCGAGGGCGAGGCTGTGGCTTACTCGCTGGACGCCTTGCAGGATCGCGGCCGCTTTTTCATCGCCCCAGGCGACCGGATCTACACGGGCCAGGTGGTGGGCGAGCACTGCCGCGAGGACGACATCGTCGTGAACGTGCAAAAGGGCAAGAAGCTCACCAACATGCGCGCCTCGGGCACGGACCGCAACATGCGCATCGCGCCGCCCATCATCTTCAGCTTGGAAGAGAACCTGGAGTTCCTGGCCTCTGACGAGTTCCTGGAAGTGACGCCGGAGAGCCTGCGGATCCGCAAGTCCCTGTTGGACGAGAATGAGCGCCGCAAGGCCCTGCGCCAGAGCTTGAAGGCCAGCGAGGCCTGA
- a CDS encoding long-chain fatty acid--CoA ligase, whose amino-acid sequence MAPATLVEVLAHSCTCFPDRPALRVKRDGQWRTWTYAQVAESVRVLAARFWQLGLRAGDRVGLWSPNCPEWTLCDLALTRLRALPVPLYASSGSAPAAEILRDAGVVCLLVGGARQVELARSLPGELAGLRRVRLDTGPAGPGETALAELLTAPRDPGELAAALAAVEAGLADLGPDDLCTLIYTSGTSGEPKGVMLSHDNLIHQFETVNHFYSIDETDRSLCFLPLSHVFERAWSGYILSRGAENVYVEDPLQVAELLKEVRPTTLCSVPRLYEKIRQAVLDKAAHAPRHKCALFQWSMRVGLAAGRLELTGRPLPLGLAWRRRLADRLVLGKLRDAVGGPKKLLVSGGAALDSEVEGFFLAAGLPISQGYGLTETSPIVTCNRPGEMRPGSVGRPVPGCEIRLDPASGEILVRGRNVCHGYWNRPGATALAFDEGWFRTGDVGGLDPDGYLSITDRIKDLIITSQGKNIAPQRIEGLLARDAYIEQAAAVGDGRKCVTALVVPVFERLEAFAREHGLRWETREHLLKLPEVLDLLRRRIEEQTRELSRHEMVKRFALLPELFSEAAGEITPTLKLRRQVIQTRYRELIDSMYQALDDAVESCTVGSQRQKS is encoded by the coding sequence ATGGCCCCTGCCACCCTGGTCGAGGTGCTGGCCCACAGCTGCACGTGTTTTCCGGATCGCCCCGCGCTGCGCGTCAAACGCGACGGCCAGTGGCGGACCTGGACCTACGCCCAGGTGGCGGAGAGCGTGCGAGTGCTGGCCGCGCGCTTCTGGCAACTGGGCCTGCGCGCCGGCGACCGGGTGGGGCTGTGGAGCCCCAACTGCCCCGAGTGGACCCTCTGCGACCTGGCGCTGACGCGCCTGCGCGCCCTGCCCGTGCCGCTCTATGCCTCCAGCGGGTCGGCCCCGGCGGCGGAGATCCTCCGGGACGCGGGCGTGGTCTGCCTGCTGGTGGGCGGCGCCCGGCAGGTGGAACTGGCCCGCAGCCTGCCGGGCGAGTTGGCCGGACTGCGGCGCGTGCGGCTGGACACCGGCCCCGCGGGCCCGGGGGAGACGGCGCTGGCCGAGCTGCTGACGGCTCCCCGGGACCCCGGCGAACTGGCCGCGGCCCTGGCCGCCGTGGAGGCCGGGCTGGCGGACCTGGGTCCGGATGACCTCTGCACGCTGATCTACACCTCGGGCACCTCGGGCGAACCCAAGGGCGTGATGCTTAGCCACGACAACCTGATCCATCAGTTCGAGACGGTGAACCACTTCTATTCCATCGATGAGACCGACCGCTCGCTCTGCTTCCTGCCGCTCAGCCACGTCTTCGAGCGCGCCTGGAGCGGCTACATCCTCTCCCGCGGCGCGGAGAACGTCTACGTGGAGGATCCGCTCCAGGTGGCCGAACTGCTCAAGGAGGTCCGGCCCACCACGCTCTGCAGCGTGCCCCGGCTCTATGAGAAGATCCGCCAAGCCGTCCTGGACAAGGCCGCCCACGCCCCGCGCCACAAGTGCGCCCTGTTCCAGTGGTCCATGCGGGTGGGACTGGCGGCCGGACGGCTGGAGTTGACGGGCCGGCCCCTGCCGCTGGGCCTGGCCTGGCGCCGCCGACTGGCCGACCGGCTGGTGCTGGGCAAACTGCGGGACGCCGTGGGCGGGCCGAAGAAGCTGCTGGTCTCCGGCGGCGCGGCGCTGGATTCCGAGGTCGAGGGCTTCTTCCTGGCCGCGGGCCTGCCCATCTCCCAAGGCTACGGCCTGACGGAGACCAGCCCCATCGTCACCTGCAACCGGCCGGGCGAGATGCGCCCGGGCAGCGTGGGCCGGCCGGTGCCGGGCTGCGAGATCCGCCTGGACCCGGCCAGCGGCGAGATCCTGGTGCGCGGCCGCAACGTCTGCCACGGCTATTGGAACCGGCCCGGGGCCACGGCCCTGGCCTTCGACGAGGGGTGGTTCCGCACCGGGGACGTGGGCGGCCTGGACCCGGACGGCTACCTGAGCATCACCGACCGGATCAAGGACCTGATCATCACCAGCCAGGGCAAGAACATCGCCCCCCAGCGCATCGAGGGCCTGCTGGCCCGGGACGCCTACATCGAGCAGGCCGCCGCCGTGGGCGACGGGCGCAAGTGCGTCACGGCCCTGGTGGTGCCGGTCTTCGAGCGGCTGGAGGCCTTCGCCCGGGAGCACGGCCTGCGCTGGGAGACGCGCGAGCACCTGCTCAAGCTGCCGGAGGTGCTGGACCTGCTGCGCCGGCGCATCGAGGAGCAGACCCGCGAACTCAGCCGCCACGAGATGGTCAAGCGCTTCGCCCTGCTGCCCGAGCTGTTCAGCGAGGCGGCGGGCGAGATCACGCCCACCCTGAAACTGCGCCGCCAGGTGATCCAGACCCGCTACCGCGAGCTTATCGACTCCATGTATCAGGCCCTGGACGACGCGGTGGAGAGCTGCACCGTCGGTTCCCAGCGCCAGAAGAGCTGA